From a region of the Panicum virgatum strain AP13 chromosome 2K, P.virgatum_v5, whole genome shotgun sequence genome:
- the LOC120684688 gene encoding uncharacterized protein LOC120684688, which translates to MALMVMMQTISACIKGAIPTKNAQGVDLNAKEYLAKIEENFKSSSKTYASTLIMKLVGSQYNGQSGIREHILNMCDMANRLKEMQMEISEGFLVHFIMTSLPPQYVAFKINYNTNKTVWSISELISYCVEEEERLKTEKMKDVVNMVGNLSISGTPKNQHESGSSKQGQRKYKKTGNKNFGPKNNNNKFKRHQTKGGKMLCSFCDSPKHLQKACPGFKEWLKEQGIPYNPNYKKGGAKPKSG; encoded by the exons ATGGCTCTCATGGTTATGATGCAGACCATCAGTGCTTGCATCAAGGGCGCCATCCCCACTAAGAATGCTCAGGGCGTTGATCTGAATGCTAAGGAGTACCTGGCCAAGATTGAGGAGAATTTTAAGAGCTCATCTAAGACTTATGCTAGTACACTCATCATGAAGTTAGTGGGTTCTCAGTATAATGGACAGTCTGGCATAAGGGAGCACATCCTCAATATGTGCGACATGGCTAACAGGCTTAAGGAAATGCAAATGGAGATCTCTGAGGGTTTTCTTGtgcatttcatcatgacatcactGCCTCCACAATATGTTGCCTTTAAGATTAATTACAACACCAACAAGACTGTTTGGTCTATCAGTGAGTTGATCAGCTACTgtgttgaagaagaagaaaggcttaaGACTGAAAAGATGAAGGATGTTGTGAACATGGTTGGCAACCTCAGCATTTCAGGCACTCCTAAGAATCAACATGAGTCAGGTAGCAGCAAGCAAGGCCAAAGGAAGTATAAGAAGACTGGGAACAAGAACTTTGGGCccaagaacaacaacaacaagttcaagcgccatcaGACCAAGGGCGGCAAGATGTTGTGCTCTTTCTGTGACTCGCCCAAGCATCTTCAGAAAGCCTGTCCTGGTTTCAAGGAATGGCTGAAAGAACAAG GTATTCCGTACAATCCGAACTATAAGAAAGGGGGAGCGAAGCCTAAGAGTGGCTGA